A portion of the Bacteroidota bacterium genome contains these proteins:
- a CDS encoding TIM-barrel domain-containing protein, translating to MKIAITKTKILFACMISVMAMNPAAASVASFTKNADGITCILDKGAMKIKICRSDIVEIQYSILVPFPSRRSLVVPDSWKGTAEFSVSENPEAVVVSTSSLQIEISKRTDAITYREPTGAVILAEDRADGKRMMPDTVAGIHTYACSTRFLSPMDEALYGLGCHPKDSLSMNYKGRDQDLAIKYMTGAIPVLLSTRGYGLMWDNYSASKFYGAEEGDSKFEYVSESGVMVDYYFFYGPEFDHIIASYRATTGEAPMFPKWAFGLFQSQDRYQSQKEVLAVKDHYRNDHIPVDCIVQDWFYWEPNVIGSHVMAPTRYPDPKAMVDELHQANIHAMISIWPVFAKGTQNFDELKKAGGMTEITWDNVMTHTFDSYYDAHDSSARDIYWREAKDSLIGRDGWDAWWVDQCEPDNGDLLDARRQAMFSIGKGIDYFNTFSLAHTTGLYKNWRHDIPGKRAFFLVRQAFAGQQRNSATLWSSDITCTFHDYKDQVPQAINACVSGIPYWTSDIGGYHLGWMSPDWSAAANRELFTRWFQFGSFCPVFRIHGKGERALFSNNWDAETKKILLKYDNLRYRLLPYIYSLSWKVTSEGYTPMRSLAFDFRGDRAVDNIQDQYMFGPAFLVSPVTEPMRPDVSAVFSGQTRKVYLPEAALWVDFWTGRSYSGKETIDAPAPIETLPLYVRAGSIIPMGPYMEYATEKKADQIELRIYPGANGKFVMYEDANDGYEYEKGEYATIEFTWNDAARMLTIEGQKGSYPGMLAKRSFDVVLVQPDHGTGVEISQHIDKHVDYNGTRLDVKL from the coding sequence ATGAAAATAGCAATAACCAAGACGAAAATTCTCTTTGCATGCATGATTTCCGTGATGGCAATGAATCCTGCGGCGGCATCGGTTGCCTCCTTTACGAAAAACGCCGACGGGATTACTTGCATCCTGGATAAAGGAGCGATGAAGATCAAGATCTGCCGCAGCGACATCGTCGAAATACAATACAGCATACTTGTTCCGTTTCCCTCCAGACGATCATTGGTTGTCCCTGATTCATGGAAAGGGACTGCGGAGTTTTCCGTTTCAGAGAATCCTGAAGCGGTCGTCGTCTCTACCTCTTCTTTGCAGATCGAGATCAGCAAACGCACCGATGCCATAACTTACAGAGAGCCGACTGGTGCGGTGATTCTGGCCGAAGATCGTGCGGATGGGAAAAGAATGATGCCCGATACCGTCGCGGGCATCCACACCTATGCGTGCTCAACGAGATTTCTCTCTCCCATGGATGAAGCATTGTACGGTCTCGGATGTCATCCGAAGGATTCATTATCGATGAACTATAAAGGACGCGACCAGGACCTCGCAATAAAATATATGACCGGGGCCATCCCCGTCCTCCTGTCGACGCGGGGTTACGGTCTTATGTGGGACAATTACTCTGCATCAAAGTTTTACGGCGCCGAGGAAGGGGATTCCAAATTTGAATACGTATCGGAGAGCGGTGTCATGGTCGACTATTATTTCTTTTATGGACCGGAATTCGACCATATCATCGCATCGTACCGAGCGACAACCGGCGAAGCGCCGATGTTCCCCAAATGGGCATTCGGACTTTTTCAGTCGCAGGATCGATACCAGAGCCAGAAGGAAGTTCTCGCGGTGAAGGATCATTACCGGAATGATCATATCCCGGTCGATTGCATCGTGCAGGATTGGTTCTACTGGGAGCCGAACGTCATCGGCTCGCATGTCATGGCTCCGACACGGTATCCCGATCCGAAAGCGATGGTCGACGAGCTGCATCAGGCGAATATCCATGCTATGATCTCCATTTGGCCGGTCTTTGCAAAGGGTACTCAGAATTTTGATGAACTGAAGAAAGCAGGAGGGATGACGGAGATCACGTGGGACAACGTAATGACCCATACGTTCGACAGTTATTATGACGCCCATGATTCGTCGGCGCGGGATATCTATTGGAGAGAGGCAAAAGACAGCCTCATCGGACGCGACGGATGGGACGCATGGTGGGTTGACCAGTGCGAACCGGATAACGGCGACCTCCTCGATGCCCGGCGGCAGGCGATGTTTTCCATCGGCAAAGGAATAGACTATTTCAACACATTTTCTCTGGCTCACACGACAGGCTTATACAAGAACTGGAGGCATGACATCCCCGGGAAACGCGCCTTCTTTCTCGTGCGGCAGGCGTTCGCAGGGCAGCAGAGGAACTCCGCGACGCTCTGGTCATCCGACATCACTTGCACATTCCATGATTACAAGGATCAGGTCCCCCAGGCGATCAACGCATGCGTCTCCGGCATTCCGTACTGGACTTCGGACATCGGCGGGTACCACCTCGGGTGGATGTCGCCGGATTGGTCGGCGGCTGCGAACAGAGAATTATTCACGCGATGGTTCCAGTTCGGTTCCTTCTGTCCCGTCTTCAGGATCCACGGCAAAGGGGAACGCGCGCTTTTCTCGAACAATTGGGATGCCGAGACAAAGAAAATTTTGTTGAAGTACGACAACCTGCGGTATCGATTGCTCCCGTATATCTATTCGTTGTCGTGGAAAGTGACAAGCGAAGGTTACACACCGATGCGCTCGCTCGCCTTTGATTTCAGGGGGGACAGAGCTGTTGACAATATTCAGGATCAATACATGTTCGGCCCCGCATTTCTTGTAAGCCCTGTGACGGAACCGATGCGCCCCGACGTATCCGCTGTGTTTTCAGGTCAAACGAGAAAAGTATATCTTCCGGAAGCAGCTCTTTGGGTTGATTTCTGGACAGGCAGATCCTATTCGGGAAAAGAAACGATCGATGCGCCGGCTCCGATCGAGACCCTTCCTTTGTATGTGAGAGCCGGTTCGATCATCCCGATGGGGCCGTACATGGAATACGCTACGGAGAAGAAGGCCGATCAGATCGAACTCAGGATCTATCCCGGGGCGAACGGAAAATTCGTGATGTATGAAGATGCTAACGACGGTTATGAGTACGAGAAAGGGGAATATGCCACGATCGAATTTACGTGGAATGACGCTGCCCGGATGCTGACTATTGAGGGGCAGAAGGGGAGTTATCCGGGGATGTTGGCCAAACGCTCGTTCGACGTTGTGCTCGTTCAACCGGATCATGGAACAGGCGTAGAAATCTCTCAGCACATCGACAAGCACGTCGACTACAACGGAACAAGACTCGACGTCAAGCTTTGA
- a CDS encoding lysophospholipid acyltransferase family protein, whose translation MKRLWKFCALCVISLFFSLIALFGRAALFFSPARKNGFLGNASHWWTRSAAAVLGLSVVRDVLGEELSRENFLLVANHQSYLDMVVIGCAFAAIFVAKKDVKQWPILGGFVSLGGTLFVDRDAFRGTVESVKEIEEALVQGVNVQIFPEGTSTNGDQVLPFKSSLFNAAVHANAKILPITIAYLEIDEAPFSPLNRDSVCWYGSMNFAEHFWKLLAHRSIVASLTVHPPIPPDYYPGVKQLAELAHYRISRNNQSIKA comes from the coding sequence GTGAAACGGCTATGGAAGTTTTGCGCTCTATGCGTCATCTCTTTGTTCTTTAGCCTCATTGCTTTGTTTGGGCGGGCAGCGCTCTTTTTCAGCCCCGCGAGGAAAAATGGGTTCTTAGGAAACGCCTCTCACTGGTGGACAAGATCAGCTGCGGCGGTTCTCGGACTTAGCGTTGTCCGAGATGTCCTTGGAGAGGAGTTGTCGAGGGAGAATTTTCTGCTCGTGGCAAATCATCAGAGTTACCTTGACATGGTCGTCATCGGTTGTGCTTTCGCGGCGATCTTTGTCGCAAAGAAAGATGTCAAACAATGGCCTATTTTAGGGGGTTTCGTGAGCCTTGGCGGGACTTTGTTTGTGGACCGGGATGCTTTCCGCGGGACCGTTGAGTCGGTGAAAGAAATTGAAGAGGCGTTGGTCCAAGGAGTGAATGTACAGATATTTCCGGAAGGGACATCGACAAACGGCGACCAGGTGCTCCCTTTCAAGAGTTCGCTCTTCAACGCCGCCGTGCATGCAAACGCAAAGATCCTCCCGATCACAATCGCTTATCTTGAAATAGACGAAGCTCCGTTCAGTCCGTTAAACAGAGACAGCGTATGCTGGTACGGATCGATGAATTTTGCGGAACACTTTTGGAAACTGCTCGCTCATCGATCGATCGTTGCCTCTCTTACGGTGCATCCTCCGATCCCCCCGGATTATTACCCGGGCGTCAAGCAGCTCGCAGAGCTTGCACACTATCGCATCAGCCGGAACAATCAATCCATCAAAGCTTGA
- a CDS encoding GNAT family N-acyltransferase produces MYQHLLASTPFFEVKIAEYLYEVEAALRLRFKVFNLELHEGLESSYETGLDSDVYDTFCDHLIVKDRETDNVVGTYRLLRQEKAEKSFGFYSENEFELGRIKQLPGQSLELGRSCVAKEYRSLAVVNLLWAGIARYIEIHNINAMFGCASFHSIEEGEVAGAFAYLREHHFAPDHYRVFPTRRCAMSLTPGLDSGREVNHIIQNFSPLLKGYLRAGALICGEPALDRQFGTVDFFALLETDKITEKYKNHYWKMAGAT; encoded by the coding sequence ATGTACCAACACCTTCTGGCATCGACTCCCTTCTTCGAAGTAAAAATCGCCGAGTATTTATACGAGGTTGAAGCAGCCCTCCGGCTCCGTTTCAAGGTCTTCAACTTGGAACTCCACGAAGGGCTCGAATCTTCCTATGAAACCGGGCTAGACTCGGATGTCTACGACACCTTCTGCGACCATTTGATCGTCAAGGATAGAGAAACGGATAATGTTGTCGGTACGTATCGGTTGCTGCGGCAGGAAAAAGCGGAGAAAAGTTTCGGCTTCTACTCGGAGAATGAATTCGAACTCGGGCGCATTAAACAATTGCCGGGGCAGTCGCTGGAGTTGGGACGGTCCTGTGTGGCGAAGGAGTATCGCTCACTTGCTGTCGTTAATTTATTGTGGGCTGGAATCGCCCGGTATATCGAGATCCATAACATCAACGCGATGTTTGGATGCGCAAGCTTTCACAGCATCGAGGAAGGTGAGGTCGCCGGCGCATTTGCCTACCTGAGGGAGCATCATTTCGCGCCAGATCATTACCGGGTGTTTCCAACCCGGCGGTGCGCCATGAGCCTTACTCCCGGACTCGATAGCGGCCGCGAAGTGAATCACATTATCCAAAACTTTTCTCCGCTATTAAAGGGATATCTACGCGCTGGCGCGCTGATCTGTGGGGAACCGGCGCTCGACAGACAATTCGGGACGGTCGATTTCTTCGCCCTGCTGGAAACTGACAAGATCACGGAAAAATACAAAAATCACTATTGGAAAATGGCCGGAGCAACGTGA
- a CDS encoding lysylphosphatidylglycerol synthase domain-containing protein, producing MKKNKRRLHILLRIVSALAGGALLILLFRDADLSLMYSLLMNVGLLLIPVYAIYAIGCLFDTAAWKLILDTPAKSISFFRLLQVHIAGESMYRFIPAGVVVGEATKVYLLNKQSRFDGAEIVSSLVLRKLLMGLSQGIYIAIGVFLGIIFSQHFGMIRLLSVGISISVLLVFAAMGVKLSRGTLFIWLFRLLRNVPYIGPAVEKKEGFFKETDLVLKDFFIRKRKQSILAFFLFFLGWLTEAVETFLILAVLGMSIAPYQVLMFEPLVSLTRSVAFFIPGGLGVMDSGYVSAFGAAGVINAATAGAAFIVIKRSKELFWIVAGLTLLWIQGGKGVQEVMGEVLRPEIAPEIV from the coding sequence GTGAAAAAGAATAAAAGGCGACTGCATATACTGCTCCGGATCGTTTCAGCTCTGGCAGGAGGAGCGCTTTTGATTCTTCTCTTCCGGGATGCCGATCTTTCCTTGATGTATTCCCTTCTGATGAATGTCGGACTCCTTCTCATTCCCGTCTATGCGATCTATGCAATCGGCTGCCTCTTCGATACCGCGGCATGGAAACTCATCCTTGATACGCCTGCCAAATCGATCTCGTTTTTCAGACTTCTGCAGGTTCACATCGCAGGCGAGTCGATGTACCGGTTCATTCCGGCGGGAGTCGTGGTGGGGGAAGCCACAAAGGTCTATTTGCTGAACAAACAAAGCCGCTTTGACGGCGCTGAAATTGTTTCAAGCCTGGTTCTCCGGAAACTTCTCATGGGGTTGAGCCAGGGGATATATATTGCGATCGGCGTTTTCCTCGGGATTATTTTTTCTCAGCATTTCGGGATGATTCGATTACTGTCCGTCGGCATATCGATATCGGTCCTCCTTGTGTTTGCCGCAATGGGAGTGAAACTCTCCCGAGGAACGCTTTTTATCTGGCTCTTCCGCCTGCTGCGGAACGTCCCGTACATCGGCCCTGCTGTCGAAAAGAAGGAAGGATTTTTTAAAGAGACTGATTTGGTGTTGAAGGATTTTTTTATCCGGAAGAGAAAGCAGAGTATCCTGGCATTCTTTCTTTTCTTTTTAGGATGGCTCACCGAAGCCGTGGAGACCTTTCTCATTCTTGCTGTGCTCGGGATGAGCATCGCTCCATACCAGGTCCTGATGTTTGAGCCGCTTGTTTCATTGACCCGCTCGGTTGCCTTTTTCATCCCCGGAGGGCTTGGAGTGATGGATAGCGGATATGTTTCGGCGTTCGGAGCGGCGGGTGTCATCAACGCGGCAACCGCAGGAGCGGCATTCATAGTCATCAAGAGGAGCAAGGAATTATTCTGGATCGTCGCTGGACTCACACTGTTGTGGATCCAGGGAGGGAAGGGCGTCCAGGAGGTTATGGGGGAGGTCTTGCGCCCTGAAATAGCGCCGGAAATTGTATGA
- a CDS encoding glycosyltransferase family protein, translating into MKTLIVIQARTGSSRLPNKVLLPLAGAPLLQRMVERVQAAEKVSDIVVATTTERSDDPIRTLCRSIGVRCFSGHPSDLLDRHLQAALHEKADAVVKIPSDCPLIDPRIIDTVLRFFTARVRPFDYVSNLHPATYPDGNDIEVMTMEALKTAWCEAEKDYEREHTTPFLWEQPERFVLGSVLCESGLDYSMEQRWTIDYPEDYSLIKRVYDELWTPGQPVFSMYDILQLISEKPEIKMLNARYIGVNWYRHYPGQLKTISAKETRQVVNS; encoded by the coding sequence ATGAAAACACTCATTGTCATACAGGCGCGGACGGGTTCCTCGAGGCTCCCGAATAAAGTTCTGCTCCCCCTGGCCGGCGCTCCGCTGTTGCAGAGAATGGTTGAGAGAGTACAGGCAGCCGAAAAAGTTTCCGACATCGTCGTTGCGACGACGACGGAGCGGAGCGACGATCCGATCCGCACATTGTGCAGATCTATCGGCGTCCGATGCTTCAGCGGCCATCCCTCCGACCTGCTGGACAGGCACCTTCAGGCCGCCCTGCATGAAAAGGCAGATGCCGTTGTGAAGATTCCCTCCGACTGCCCCTTGATCGATCCAAGGATCATCGACACTGTCCTGAGATTCTTCACCGCGCGGGTCAGGCCGTTCGATTATGTCAGTAACCTGCACCCGGCAACGTATCCTGACGGGAACGATATTGAAGTCATGACAATGGAAGCATTGAAGACCGCATGGTGCGAAGCGGAGAAGGACTATGAGAGGGAACATACGACCCCCTTTCTTTGGGAGCAGCCGGAGAGGTTCGTTCTTGGGAGCGTTCTGTGCGAGTCCGGACTCGACTATTCGATGGAGCAACGCTGGACCATCGACTATCCCGAAGATTACAGCCTCATCAAACGAGTCTATGATGAATTGTGGACGCCCGGGCAGCCGGTCTTTTCGATGTACGATATTCTTCAGCTGATCTCCGAAAAGCCGGAGATCAAAATGCTAAACGCCCGCTACATCGGCGTGAATTGGTACCGGCATTACCCAGGACAGCTTAAAACAATTTCAGCAAAAGAAACGCGGCAGGTTGTGAATTCATGA
- a CDS encoding thiamine pyrophosphate-dependent enzyme — protein sequence MTEQEKIELELLALRVRAHIISMATDGGCFIGASLSCADLIVYLYAKVLRLSPENLKDQNRDYFFLSKGHDVPALYGTFAELGYMEKERLTNHLHTNDSIYWHPNRTIPGVEFHSGSLGHLLSVAIGVALDIKMRKGNNRVFVILGDGELNEGSIWEGCLVAAALKLDNLVAVVDRNEFQANMKTEELIPLESIDKKFAAFGWSVNRINGHSFDKMEAAFSRLPMSVDRPNVIIADTIRGKGLASIERRADRWFANFTHDEIEMLLDELYNGQESTLSSETLMVR from the coding sequence ATGACAGAACAGGAAAAGATCGAACTCGAGCTTCTCGCCCTTCGGGTGAGGGCACATATCATTTCAATGGCGACGGACGGAGGATGCTTCATCGGCGCGTCGTTGTCGTGCGCGGACCTGATCGTCTATCTTTATGCCAAAGTTCTCCGGCTGTCCCCTGAAAACCTCAAAGACCAGAACCGGGACTATTTTTTCCTCTCAAAGGGACATGACGTGCCGGCATTGTACGGGACATTTGCGGAACTCGGGTACATGGAAAAGGAGAGGCTGACGAATCATCTTCATACGAACGATTCGATCTACTGGCATCCGAACCGCACGATTCCAGGAGTCGAGTTTCACTCCGGTTCGCTTGGCCATCTGTTGTCTGTTGCGATCGGCGTTGCGCTGGACATAAAAATGCGCAAGGGAAACAATCGTGTCTTTGTGATTCTGGGCGACGGCGAACTGAACGAGGGGTCGATTTGGGAAGGATGTCTGGTTGCGGCCGCTCTTAAGCTCGACAATCTTGTCGCCGTTGTGGACAGGAACGAATTCCAGGCGAACATGAAAACCGAAGAGCTGATCCCGCTGGAATCCATCGACAAAAAATTTGCGGCCTTCGGCTGGTCGGTGAACAGGATCAACGGCCACAGTTTTGACAAAATGGAGGCCGCCTTTTCGCGCCTTCCGATGAGTGTTGACAGGCCGAATGTCATCATTGCCGATACCATCCGGGGGAAGGGATTGGCGAGCATCGAACGGCGCGCCGACCGGTGGTTTGCCAATTTTACTCACGATGAAATCGAGATGCTCCTTGACGAGTTGTACAACGGTCAGGAAAGCACATTGTCGTCCGAAACTCTCATGGTCCGTTAA
- a CDS encoding transketolase C-terminal domain-containing protein — MVTYEQKLKELAEADESIVVMTSENRAAIRNLPQTLGKRFIDVGIAEQTMVGAAAGLALRGKIPVVHALATFLTLRAFEFVRTDIGIGNLPVKLVGGVPGFLSDGNGPTHQALEDVSIMRGIPNMNVFCPADQVELVAGLPHILKDKSPWYIRFTAMEPVVNHYDQFAVGKAEILVEGMDIALLTYGFMNREAWMAKEILESKGFSVRFINLRTLKPVDEVTILSAAKECSMLVTIEDHFLTGGLYSIVSEILVRYQRTAKVLPFALNGRWFRPGLLNDVLAYEGFTSGQIASRVMAAFEERDEDLFPEELEGSIAVRKY; from the coding sequence ATGGTCACTTACGAACAAAAATTAAAAGAACTGGCCGAGGCAGACGAGTCGATCGTGGTGATGACATCAGAGAATCGGGCAGCGATCAGGAATCTTCCCCAAACGCTCGGAAAAAGGTTCATCGATGTCGGCATCGCTGAACAGACCATGGTCGGCGCAGCGGCCGGGCTTGCGCTCCGCGGGAAAATTCCTGTTGTTCACGCCCTCGCAACGTTTCTTACCCTCCGCGCCTTTGAATTTGTCCGTACCGATATCGGCATCGGGAACCTCCCCGTGAAGCTTGTCGGCGGAGTTCCGGGATTTCTCTCGGACGGGAATGGCCCGACGCACCAGGCGCTCGAGGATGTTTCGATCATGCGCGGCATCCCCAACATGAATGTCTTCTGCCCCGCGGACCAGGTGGAACTTGTTGCCGGGCTTCCGCATATCCTCAAAGACAAATCTCCTTGGTATATCCGCTTCACGGCAATGGAGCCGGTTGTCAACCATTATGACCAGTTTGCAGTCGGAAAAGCAGAGATCCTTGTTGAAGGAATGGACATTGCTCTTTTGACCTATGGATTCATGAACCGGGAAGCGTGGATGGCGAAAGAAATCCTGGAATCAAAAGGATTCTCGGTCCGGTTCATCAATTTGCGGACGCTCAAGCCGGTCGATGAAGTGACGATCCTCTCTGCTGCAAAAGAATGCTCGATGCTCGTGACGATCGAAGACCACTTTCTTACGGGAGGGCTGTATTCCATCGTCAGCGAAATTCTTGTGCGGTACCAGCGAACGGCAAAAGTTCTGCCGTTCGCGCTCAACGGACGCTGGTTCAGACCGGGATTGCTGAACGATGTTCTCGCATACGAGGGATTTACCAGCGGCCAGATCGCTTCCAGAGTGATGGCAGCGTTCGAAGAAAGAGATGAAGACCTATTTCCCGAAGAATTGGAAGGTTCCATCGCGGTTCGAAAATATTGA